From Anaerotignum faecicola, the proteins below share one genomic window:
- the pstB gene encoding phosphate ABC transporter ATP-binding protein PstB produces MDKITVSNLDLYYGEFKALKNINLNIPEKEITAFIGPSGCGKSTLLKSINRMNDIVEGCRIEGEILLNGVDIYKDIDVNILRKRVGMVFQNPNPFPMSVYDNIAFGPRTHGVKNKKELDAIVEKSLRDAAIWDEVKDRLKKSALGLSGGQQQRICIARALAVQPEVLLMDEPTSALDPISTLKIEDLAAELKKNYTIVMVTHNMQQAARISDKTAYFHLGEVVEFGETEQIFSMPKNKRTEDYITGRFG; encoded by the coding sequence ATGGATAAAATAACGGTTTCAAACCTTGATTTATATTACGGCGAATTTAAAGCGCTCAAAAACATAAACCTTAATATACCGGAAAAGGAAATAACTGCCTTTATAGGCCCCTCCGGATGCGGAAAAAGCACGCTTTTAAAATCAATCAACAGGATGAACGATATTGTGGAAGGGTGCAGGATAGAAGGTGAAATACTTTTAAACGGCGTTGATATATATAAGGATATTGACGTAAATATTTTAAGAAAAAGAGTGGGCATGGTGTTTCAAAATCCAAACCCGTTTCCCATGAGCGTATATGACAATATAGCATTCGGGCCGAGAACCCACGGCGTTAAAAATAAAAAAGAGCTTGACGCAATCGTTGAAAAATCGCTTCGTGACGCGGCTATTTGGGACGAAGTTAAAGACCGCCTGAAAAAAAGCGCGTTAGGCCTTTCGGGCGGACAGCAGCAGAGGATATGTATAGCCCGCGCCCTTGCCGTACAGCCGGAAGTTTTGCTTATGGACGAACCTACAAGCGCGCTTGATCCCATATCTACCCTTAAAATCGAAGATCTTGCGGCAGAACTTAAAAAGAACTATACCATTGTTATGGTTACCCACAATATGCAGCAGGCGGCGAGGATTTCTGACAAGACGGCATATTTTCATTTAGGTGAAGTAGTGGAATTCGGCGAAACGGAACAAATTTTCTCTATGCCGAAAAATAAACGCACAGAGGATTATATTACAGGGAGGTTTGGTTAA
- the pstA gene encoding phosphate ABC transporter permease PstA, whose translation MTNKPKAKKDLISVLLNLLVKLSAFLTVGAVLLIIGYIVMKGAPNLTADLFAWEYTSDNGSLMPALVNTVFMIVIALIISAPIGIAAAIFLVEYSSQGSRLVKVIRLTAETLSGIPSIVYGLFGLLFFVTALKWGMSLIAGACTVALMILPLIMRTTEEALLSVPKAYREGSFGLGAGKLRTIFRIVLPSAVPGIMAGIILAIGRIVGETAALMYTAGTIAEAAGGKDFLFDSTRTLAVHMYNLSCEGLFIDKAYATAFILLIVVIAINMLSGFIVKKFSRDGGK comes from the coding sequence ATGACAAATAAGCCCAAGGCGAAAAAAGATTTAATCAGCGTTCTCCTTAATTTACTTGTGAAGTTATCGGCTTTTTTAACGGTGGGAGCAGTCCTGCTTATAATAGGATATATAGTAATGAAAGGGGCGCCAAACTTAACGGCGGATTTATTTGCATGGGAATATACGTCGGATAACGGTTCATTGATGCCGGCGTTGGTAAATACTGTTTTTATGATTGTAATCGCGCTTATTATATCGGCTCCCATAGGTATTGCGGCGGCGATATTCCTTGTTGAATACTCGTCGCAGGGAAGCAGGCTTGTTAAAGTAATCAGGCTTACGGCGGAAACGCTTTCGGGAATACCGTCGATAGTTTACGGGCTTTTCGGGCTTTTGTTTTTTGTGACGGCGCTTAAATGGGGAATGTCGCTTATAGCCGGGGCATGTACGGTTGCGCTTATGATACTGCCGCTTATAATGAGAACGACGGAAGAGGCCCTGCTTTCAGTGCCTAAGGCGTACAGGGAAGGAAGCTTCGGGCTCGGCGCCGGAAAACTGCGCACAATATTCAGGATTGTTCTGCCTTCTGCCGTTCCGGGAATAATGGCGGGGATTATACTTGCCATAGGGCGTATAGTTGGCGAAACGGCCGCGCTTATGTATACTGCCGGCACTATCGCTGAGGCGGCAGGCGGAAAGGATTTCCTTTTCGATTCTACAAGAACCCTTGCGGTTCATATGTATAACCTTTCCTGCGAGGGGCTTTTTATAGATAAGGCATATGCCACGGCCTTTATACTTTTGATTGTTGTGATTGCGATAAACATGCTTTCTGGATTTATAGTTAAGAAATTTTCCAGGGACGGAGGAAAATAA
- the pstC gene encoding phosphate ABC transporter permease subunit PstC gives MNKVNEKIAKYIFLIAACTSVIAVAVICIFLFAGGLPAIGEIGAADFLFGTKWKPGNNMYGILPMILGSICVTAGAIAVGVPIGIFTAVYMVYFCPKPVYKVMKPLTELMAGIPSVVYGFFGLVVMVPLIREVFDCKGNVMLTAILLLGIMILPTIIGVSEAAIRAVPGKYYQGALALGATKERSIFFAALPAAKSGILAAVVLGIGRAIGETMAVIMVAGNQTMMPKGILKGVRTMTANIVLEMGYAADLHREALIATGVVLFTFILIINLVFAALKESGER, from the coding sequence ATGAATAAAGTGAATGAAAAAATAGCTAAATATATTTTCCTGATTGCCGCCTGCACGTCGGTTATTGCGGTGGCTGTAATATGCATTTTCCTTTTTGCCGGCGGGCTTCCGGCCATAGGGGAAATAGGGGCGGCGGATTTCCTTTTCGGCACGAAATGGAAACCCGGCAATAACATGTACGGGATACTCCCTATGATTTTAGGCAGTATATGCGTTACGGCGGGAGCGATAGCCGTGGGCGTGCCGATAGGTATTTTTACGGCGGTTTATATGGTTTATTTCTGTCCGAAACCGGTTTATAAAGTTATGAAGCCGCTGACTGAACTTATGGCCGGCATACCGTCGGTTGTATACGGTTTTTTCGGCCTTGTGGTTATGGTGCCGCTTATAAGGGAGGTATTTGACTGCAAAGGAAACGTAATGCTTACGGCGATACTTCTTTTGGGAATAATGATACTTCCTACTATTATAGGCGTAAGCGAAGCCGCCATAAGGGCGGTGCCGGGAAAATATTATCAGGGCGCGTTGGCTTTGGGCGCTACAAAAGAAAGAAGCATATTTTTTGCCGCCCTGCCGGCGGCCAAATCGGGAATACTTGCCGCCGTAGTGCTCGGCATAGGACGTGCTATAGGCGAAACAATGGCTGTGATAATGGTTGCCGGAAACCAGACGATGATGCCTAAAGGAATATTAAAAGGCGTAAGGACAATGACGGCGAATATAGTACTTGAAATGGGATACGCCGCCGATCTCCACAGGGAGGCGCTTATTGCAACGGGCGTTGTGCTTTTTACATTTATACTTATTATAAATCTTGTGTTTGCGGCGTTAAAAGAAAGCGGGGAGAGATAA
- a CDS encoding substrate-binding domain-containing protein: MKKILSAVLMLSMCTALFAGCSSGSDTQASAETDSNTQAETSADGGDEETGVGGFEGEISVVSREDGSGTRGAFIELFGVEEKNDAGEKVDMTTEEASITNSTAVMMTTVAGDEAAIGYISLGSLNDTVKALLIDGAEASVETIKDGTYKISRPFNIATTDNVSETAQDFINFILSDEGQAVVEEAGYISNGSTGAFAGGNVSGKVVLAGSSSVTPVMEKLKEAYVALNPNVEIEVQQSDSTTGMNSVIDGICDIGMASRELKDSEKEAGLKDTVIAIDGIAVIVNNENPIGDMSSETVKAIYTGEITDWSEVQ; the protein is encoded by the coding sequence ATGAAGAAAATATTAAGTGCGGTTTTAATGTTGTCAATGTGTACGGCGCTGTTTGCAGGATGTTCGTCAGGCAGCGACACACAGGCGTCTGCCGAAACGGATTCCAATACGCAGGCCGAAACTTCTGCCGATGGCGGCGATGAAGAAACCGGGGTCGGCGGCTTTGAAGGCGAAATTTCAGTTGTTTCAAGGGAAGACGGCTCAGGCACAAGGGGCGCTTTTATAGAGCTTTTCGGAGTTGAGGAAAAGAATGACGCCGGAGAAAAGGTCGACATGACTACTGAAGAAGCAAGCATTACAAACAGTACCGCCGTTATGATGACTACAGTGGCGGGCGATGAAGCGGCAATCGGTTATATTTCCCTCGGCTCGCTTAACGATACGGTTAAAGCGCTTTTAATCGACGGGGCTGAAGCAAGCGTAGAAACGATTAAAGACGGTACATATAAAATTTCAAGGCCGTTTAATATTGCAACAACAGACAATGTTTCGGAAACCGCACAGGATTTTATAAATTTCATTTTAAGCGATGAAGGTCAGGCTGTCGTTGAGGAAGCTGGATATATTTCAAACGGCTCGACGGGGGCGTTTGCAGGCGGAAACGTAAGCGGAAAAGTTGTTCTTGCCGGTTCTTCGTCGGTAACTCCCGTTATGGAAAAACTTAAAGAGGCTTATGTTGCGTTAAACCCAAATGTTGAAATAGAAGTTCAGCAGAGCGATTCTACAACGGGCATGAATTCTGTAATCGACGGCATATGCGACATAGGAATGGCAAGCCGCGAACTTAAAGACAGCGAAAAGGAAGCGGGGCTTAAAGATACGGTTATCGCAATCGACGGCATTGCGGTTATAGTGAACAATGAAAACCCAATCGGCGATATGTCAAGCGAAACTGTTAAAGCTATATATACAGGCGAAATTACGGACTGGAGCGAAGTACAGTAA
- a CDS encoding HPr family phosphocarrier protein: MVEKRVKIVNPSGMHAKASAHFISFVFKYKSDIKIISGTKEANAKSILNLIMLSLNYGDEVILRAEGKDEQQAVDEISAFMENMRE; encoded by the coding sequence TTGGTTGAAAAAAGAGTTAAAATAGTTAACCCGAGCGGTATGCATGCAAAAGCGTCGGCGCATTTTATTTCCTTCGTTTTTAAATACAAAAGCGATATTAAAATTATAAGCGGCACAAAGGAAGCCAATGCCAAAAGCATACTCAACCTTATTATGCTGAGCCTTAATTACGGAGACGAAGTTATACTCAGGGCCGAAGGAAAAGACGAACAGCAGGCTGTCGATGAAATCTCCGCATTTATGGAAAATATGCGCGAGTAA
- the metG gene encoding methionine--tRNA ligase, producing the protein MNGEKFYITTPIYYPSDKLHIGHSYCTVAADAMARYKRLRGYDVMFLTGTDEHGQKIERIATSQGVTPKQYVDKIVDGIKALWKDLDISYDKFIRTTDDYHVEAVKKIFKALYDKGDIYKSEYEGWYCTPCETFFTERQLVDGKCPDCGREVEKVKEESYFFRLSKYQDRLIEHIENNPGFISPQSRQTEMISNFLKPGLDDLCVSRTSFKWGIPVDFDPGHIVYVWVDALSNYITALGYGTEHDELYKKYWPADVHLVGKEIVRFHTIIWPAMLMALDLPLPKQVFGHGWLIIDGGKMSKSKGNVVDPKVLVDKYGLDSIRYFLLREVAFGQDGNFTNEALIQRINSDLANDLGNLVSRTVGMIEKYFGGTLPYEQDSTEFDTDLIKTSGETVKKFEGYMDKMLFSDALSELWALIRRTNKYIDETQPWVLCKDAEKTPLLAGALYNVAESIRIISIMLQPFMPNAPKAIWQQLNINDERLREWDSIRKWGLMAHDLTVKKGPALFPRIDMKKELEELETALKAAQAESIANKTAKEENGKEEFNEITIDDFAKIQLVTGEVIASEAVKGSKKLLKNTVKMGDETRTILSGIAKYYTPEEMAGKKVVVVANLAPRKMMGEVSHGMILCAEDADGNLSLVSNDKGFGGGFEVR; encoded by the coding sequence TTGAACGGTGAGAAGTTTTATATAACAACGCCTATTTATTACCCAAGCGACAAGCTCCACATCGGCCACTCATACTGCACTGTGGCGGCCGACGCCATGGCGCGCTATAAAAGGCTCAGGGGCTATGACGTAATGTTTTTAACGGGAACGGACGAACATGGACAGAAAATCGAAAGAATAGCTACAAGCCAGGGCGTAACCCCCAAACAGTATGTAGATAAAATAGTCGACGGCATAAAAGCTTTATGGAAGGATCTCGATATATCATATGACAAATTTATACGCACAACCGACGATTACCACGTTGAAGCAGTAAAGAAAATATTTAAGGCTCTTTATGACAAAGGCGATATATATAAATCCGAATATGAAGGCTGGTACTGCACTCCATGTGAAACATTCTTTACCGAGCGCCAGCTTGTCGACGGGAAATGCCCCGACTGTGGACGCGAAGTCGAAAAAGTTAAGGAAGAAAGCTATTTCTTCAGGCTTTCAAAATATCAGGACAGGCTTATTGAACACATAGAAAATAACCCCGGCTTCATATCCCCTCAGTCCAGACAGACAGAAATGATTTCCAACTTCCTAAAACCGGGCCTTGACGACCTTTGCGTAAGCCGTACTTCTTTCAAATGGGGCATCCCTGTGGACTTTGATCCGGGCCATATAGTATATGTGTGGGTTGACGCTCTTTCAAACTATATCACCGCTTTAGGCTACGGCACGGAGCATGACGAGCTTTATAAAAAATACTGGCCGGCCGACGTGCACCTTGTCGGAAAAGAAATAGTCCGTTTCCACACAATCATATGGCCGGCAATGCTTATGGCCCTTGATCTTCCTCTGCCAAAGCAGGTGTTCGGCCACGGCTGGCTTATAATAGACGGCGGAAAAATGTCGAAATCCAAAGGAAATGTTGTGGACCCTAAGGTGCTTGTAGATAAATACGGCCTAGACTCAATACGCTATTTCCTTTTAAGGGAAGTCGCTTTCGGCCAGGACGGCAATTTTACAAACGAAGCCCTTATACAGCGCATTAACTCAGACCTTGCAAACGACCTCGGAAACCTTGTTTCCAGGACTGTCGGCATGATTGAAAAATATTTCGGCGGCACACTGCCTTATGAACAGGATTCTACGGAATTTGATACCGACCTTATCAAAACGTCAGGCGAAACAGTTAAAAAATTTGAAGGCTATATGGATAAAATGCTCTTCAGCGACGCTCTCAGCGAGCTTTGGGCTCTTATACGCCGCACAAACAAATATATTGACGAAACACAGCCATGGGTACTCTGCAAAGACGCCGAAAAAACTCCTCTTCTTGCAGGCGCGCTTTATAACGTGGCGGAAAGCATACGTATTATATCAATTATGCTTCAGCCGTTTATGCCCAATGCGCCAAAAGCTATATGGCAGCAGCTTAATATAAACGACGAAAGGCTTAGGGAGTGGGATTCAATACGCAAATGGGGGCTTATGGCACATGATCTGACAGTTAAGAAAGGCCCGGCGCTCTTCCCGCGCATCGATATGAAAAAAGAACTTGAAGAACTTGAAACGGCGCTTAAAGCCGCACAGGCCGAAAGCATTGCGAACAAAACGGCAAAAGAAGAAAACGGCAAAGAGGAATTTAACGAAATAACCATAGACGACTTTGCCAAAATACAGCTTGTAACCGGAGAAGTTATTGCAAGCGAAGCCGTGAAAGGCTCTAAAAAGCTTTTGAAAAACACAGTTAAAATGGGCGATGAAACAAGGACAATACTTTCCGGAATAGCAAAATACTATACCCCTGAAGAAATGGCAGGCAAAAAGGTTGTTGTCGTCGCCAACCTCGCCCCAAGAAAAATGATGGGCGAAGTTTCCCACGGCATGATACTCTGTGCCGAGGACGCCGACGGAAACTTATCCCTTGTTTCCAACGACAAAGGGTTCGGCGGAGGATTTGAAGTCAGGTAA
- a CDS encoding TatD family hydrolase has protein sequence MYFDSHAHYDDERFDQDRDELLTEMHNKNVDLILNSGESIDSAKKTLELIKKYPFIYGAVGIHPHNAKKTCESDINLLRDYSKNDKIVAIGEIGLDYYYDTSPRDKQRYWFKRQLELADELDLPVIIHSRDAAQECFDIIKSSGVSKGVIHCYSGSAQMALDYIEMGFYIGLGGVLTYNNARKTVEVAEAVPIEKIVIETDCPYLAPAPMRGKRNNSMYLEYIAEKISQIKNIPHKEVAEITKNNAVKLFNISNA, from the coding sequence ATGTACTTTGACAGCCACGCACATTATGACGACGAACGGTTTGACCAAGACCGTGACGAGCTTTTAACAGAAATGCATAATAAAAATGTAGATTTAATCCTAAATTCAGGCGAAAGTATCGATTCTGCAAAAAAAACGCTGGAACTGATAAAAAAATACCCGTTTATATACGGAGCTGTGGGCATACACCCGCATAATGCAAAAAAAACATGCGAAAGCGATATAAACCTTTTAAGGGATTACTCTAAAAATGATAAAATAGTTGCCATAGGCGAAATAGGCCTCGACTATTATTATGATACTTCACCGCGTGACAAACAGCGTTATTGGTTTAAACGGCAACTTGAGCTTGCCGACGAACTTGATCTTCCGGTTATAATCCACAGCCGCGACGCGGCACAGGAATGTTTTGACATAATAAAATCAAGCGGCGTTTCAAAAGGTGTTATACATTGTTACAGCGGAAGCGCTCAAATGGCCCTTGATTACATCGAAATGGGTTTTTATATTGGCTTAGGCGGCGTTTTAACATATAATAACGCCAGAAAAACAGTTGAAGTTGCGGAAGCAGTACCCATCGAAAAAATAGTTATCGAAACCGACTGCCCTTATCTCGCCCCGGCGCCTATGCGCGGCAAACGAAATAATTCGATGTACTTGGAATATATTGCGGAAAAAATATCGCAAATAAAAAATATACCGCATAAGGAAGTTGCGGAAATAACAAAAAATAACGCTGTAAAGCTTTTTAACATATCCAATGCCTGA
- a CDS encoding 3D domain-containing protein: MTKQLKVLIMVLAALIICTGTVSAYSDEKTVQVIDLDYDEKVTTNAETVGELLDELGITLGEEDEISKKLTAELKNNDVINIERAIPVYIVIDDAPRIVYTNKDTVGELLKDYEKTIGSSFIPENVDESTRISKNLEIKLSTIKEVVLTETTNIPFETETVETDALPKGTKEVKQAGSEGVATITVKNTYKGAELIESEEIGKTVSATPVKEIIHIGTGEVPEVKETKKPETKAASGEIAGYSYKSALNVTATGYTRFDAGCSDYTYTGAFATKGVIAVDPNVIPLGTEVYIPGYGYAVAADIGGAIKGNKIDLCYDTVNEAFSWGRRNVTVYILE; encoded by the coding sequence ATGACAAAACAACTTAAAGTGCTCATTATGGTGCTTGCCGCGCTTATAATCTGCACAGGAACAGTTTCAGCCTACTCTGATGAAAAGACAGTTCAGGTTATAGACCTTGATTATGATGAAAAAGTTACTACAAATGCAGAAACTGTCGGGGAACTCCTCGATGAACTCGGTATAACTTTAGGCGAGGAAGATGAAATCTCCAAAAAGCTTACTGCCGAATTAAAAAATAACGACGTAATAAACATTGAACGCGCAATACCCGTTTATATCGTAATAGACGATGCGCCCAGAATAGTTTATACAAACAAAGACACTGTAGGCGAGCTTCTTAAAGATTACGAAAAAACCATAGGCTCATCATTCATCCCCGAAAATGTAGACGAATCAACAAGGATCAGCAAAAATCTTGAAATAAAGCTTTCAACAATTAAAGAAGTTGTCTTAACCGAAACCACAAATATACCGTTTGAAACGGAAACAGTCGAAACAGACGCCCTTCCGAAAGGCACAAAGGAAGTTAAACAGGCGGGAAGCGAAGGCGTTGCAACCATAACGGTTAAAAACACATACAAAGGCGCGGAGCTTATCGAATCCGAAGAGATTGGAAAAACCGTTTCGGCAACTCCCGTAAAAGAAATAATCCACATAGGCACAGGCGAAGTTCCGGAAGTAAAAGAAACAAAGAAACCCGAAACTAAAGCCGCAAGCGGCGAAATTGCGGGATATTCATACAAAAGCGCCCTCAATGTAACCGCTACGGGCTATACAAGGTTTGATGCCGGATGCAGCGACTACACATATACAGGGGCTTTTGCAACCAAAGGCGTTATAGCCGTTGATCCGAACGTTATACCTCTCGGCACAGAAGTTTATATACCCGGATACGGATATGCCGTTGCGGCGGATATAGGCGGCGCAATTAAAGGCAATAAAATAGACCTCTGCTATGATACGGTTAATGAAGCTTTCAGTTGGGGAAGGCGCAATGTTACAGTTTATATACTTGAATAA
- the msrA gene encoding peptide-methionine (S)-S-oxide reductase MsrA, with amino-acid sequence MAVIYLAGGCFWGTEHFFKQVKGVTGTSVGYANGTTENPKYEDVCAGTTGFAETVKIEYDERLAPLWFLLDLFYMTIDPTSLNRQGNDFGTQYRTGIYYVNENDREVIENSIKDLGKKVEGKVVIEVMPLKVFYDAETMHQDYLKKNKFGYCHIDRSLFELARNAVPESKNGYNYRHELMKLEQYNVTQYGATEKPYGNEYWNCFDDGIYIDIVSGEPLFTSKDKFFSDCGWPSFSKTINEKEITEKADLGYGMERTEVRGTSSGAHLGHVFDDGPEESGGLRYCINSAAVDFIPKSEMENRGYGRLLYLFE; translated from the coding sequence ATGGCAGTTATATATTTAGCGGGCGGATGCTTTTGGGGCACGGAACATTTTTTTAAACAGGTAAAAGGCGTTACGGGAACATCTGTGGGATATGCCAACGGAACGACGGAAAATCCCAAGTACGAAGACGTGTGCGCAGGGACGACCGGTTTCGCGGAAACGGTAAAGATTGAATATGATGAAAGATTGGCGCCGCTTTGGTTTCTTCTGGATCTGTTTTATATGACAATCGACCCTACGAGCCTTAACAGACAGGGCAACGATTTCGGAACACAGTATAGGACGGGAATTTATTATGTTAATGAAAACGACAGGGAAGTTATAGAAAATTCTATAAAAGATTTAGGCAAAAAGGTGGAAGGGAAAGTTGTTATTGAAGTAATGCCGCTTAAAGTGTTTTATGATGCGGAAACGATGCACCAGGATTATTTAAAGAAAAATAAATTCGGATACTGCCATATAGACCGCTCTCTTTTTGAACTAGCCAGAAATGCCGTGCCGGAAAGCAAGAACGGATATAATTACAGGCATGAACTTATGAAGCTTGAGCAGTACAATGTTACGCAGTATGGGGCTACTGAAAAACCCTACGGAAATGAATATTGGAACTGTTTTGACGACGGGATATATATAGATATTGTAAGCGGGGAGCCGTTATTTACTTCAAAAGATAAATTTTTCTCAGACTGCGGCTGGCCGAGTTTTTCAAAAACCATAAACGAAAAAGAAATAACGGAAAAGGCCGATTTAGGTTACGGCATGGAACGCACTGAAGTACGGGGTACGTCAAGCGGGGCGCATCTTGGGCATGTATTTGACGACGGTCCGGAGGAAAGCGGCGGGCTGAGGTACTGCATAAACAGTGCGGCGGTTGATTTTATACCGAAAAGCGAAATGGAAAACAGGGGATACGGTCGCCTTCTGTATCTTTTTGAGTAA
- a CDS encoding DMT family transporter: MENSRKYLIYTHIAIAMFGSASLFGKLVHQPALVIVAGRVFFSALALGIFFAFKRISVKMESRKDYILMLLLGVILAAHWICFYRSIQDSTVAIALLTFSTCPIFTTFIEPFFFRQRIRIRDIFTALATFAGVLFVVPKGDISGGMLLGAVEGIFSGITFSFLSIIEKMCIVKYKGYVISFYEQFVAFFAVLPFVMVTGISGMTVMDLSMLVILALVFTLLSRTLFITGLKGISAQAAGVINSLEPLYGIVLAAVILDEIPSAGEIFGGIIILSTVMYSSFSTVRDSSNGLDAKG; this comes from the coding sequence TTGGAAAACAGCAGGAAATACCTTATATATACCCACATTGCGATTGCTATGTTTGGTAGCGCAAGCCTTTTTGGGAAGCTTGTGCATCAGCCGGCTCTGGTAATAGTTGCGGGAAGAGTTTTTTTTTCGGCATTGGCTCTTGGCATATTCTTTGCATTTAAGCGGATTTCTGTTAAAATGGAAAGTAGGAAGGATTATATTTTAATGCTTCTTTTAGGCGTTATACTTGCGGCACATTGGATTTGTTTTTACAGGAGCATACAAGATTCTACAGTTGCCATCGCGCTTTTAACTTTTTCAACATGCCCGATATTTACAACTTTTATAGAGCCTTTTTTCTTTAGGCAGCGTATAAGGATCAGAGATATATTTACGGCTTTGGCAACGTTTGCGGGCGTCTTATTTGTCGTGCCTAAGGGCGATATATCGGGAGGCATGCTTTTGGGAGCTGTTGAGGGTATTTTTTCGGGTATAACGTTTTCTTTCCTTTCGATAATAGAAAAGATGTGTATTGTGAAATATAAAGGGTATGTTATATCTTTTTATGAGCAGTTTGTTGCTTTTTTTGCAGTGCTGCCGTTTGTAATGGTCACGGGAATAAGCGGCATGACCGTTATGGATTTAAGCATGCTGGTTATTTTGGCGCTTGTTTTTACTCTGCTTTCAAGAACGCTTTTTATAACGGGGCTTAAAGGAATAAGCGCCCAAGCGGCCGGAGTAATAAATAGTTTAGAACCATTATATGGAATTGTACTTGCAGCCGTGATATTGGACGAAATACCTTCGGCGGGAGAAATTTTCGGCGGAATTATCATACTTTCGACAGTGATGTATTCTTCATTTTCGACTGTAAGGGACAGTTCAAATGGTTTAGATGCAAAGGGATAG
- the glmM gene encoding phosphoglucosamine mutase, with amino-acid sequence MGKLFGTDGVRGIANTDLTGELAYRLGRAGAYVLTKETDHAPRILVGMDTRISGDMLESALVSGICSVGAHAVLAGIVPTPAVAYLVRRYGLDAGVVISASHNPVEYNGIKFFNKDGYKLHDNLEDEIEDLLFNSFDSIPQPTGALVGTKSICDDAIEDYIEFLTKSTTANLKGIKVALDCANGAAYKAAPISILNLGASMCIIHNDPDGTNINKNCGSTHMEDLKKFVVENGADIGFAFDGDADRCLAVDENGELIDGDKLLAICGLYMKNNGTLKNNTIVGTVMSNLGFILMGQKHGVNIEQANVGDRYVLEKMINGGFNIGGEQSGHIIFLDDNTTGDGVLTAIKVLTVLKESGKKASELAKVMESLPQVLVNARVNNAKKNTFMEVSEIREAIERVKELFAGEGRVLIRTSGTEPLVRVMIEGKNIELMNNEANKLALLIEKKLQ; translated from the coding sequence GTGGGAAAGCTTTTTGGCACAGACGGAGTCAGGGGCATTGCAAACACCGACCTTACGGGAGAGCTTGCATACCGCCTCGGACGCGCAGGCGCATATGTTCTTACCAAAGAAACTGACCATGCACCCAGAATACTTGTAGGAATGGATACCCGTATAAGCGGCGATATGCTTGAAAGCGCACTTGTTTCGGGCATATGTTCCGTTGGCGCTCACGCCGTGCTTGCCGGAATTGTACCGACCCCGGCTGTCGCTTATCTGGTACGCCGGTACGGCCTGGATGCAGGCGTTGTTATTTCCGCATCCCACAACCCGGTGGAATACAACGGTATTAAATTTTTTAATAAAGACGGATATAAACTTCACGATAATCTTGAAGACGAAATCGAGGATTTGCTTTTTAATAGTTTTGACAGTATCCCTCAGCCCACAGGCGCGCTTGTAGGCACAAAATCAATCTGCGACGACGCTATTGAGGACTATATAGAATTTCTTACAAAATCAACGACAGCCAACCTTAAAGGCATAAAAGTCGCCCTCGACTGTGCCAACGGCGCGGCATATAAAGCGGCCCCCATTTCCATACTCAACCTCGGGGCGTCCATGTGTATTATCCATAACGACCCCGACGGCACAAATATAAATAAAAACTGCGGTTCGACCCATATGGAGGATCTAAAAAAATTCGTAGTCGAAAACGGGGCCGATATAGGCTTTGCTTTTGACGGCGACGCCGACAGATGTCTTGCGGTTGATGAAAACGGCGAACTTATAGACGGCGACAAACTTCTTGCAATCTGCGGGCTTTACATGAAAAATAACGGCACCCTTAAAAACAATACGATTGTAGGCACTGTTATGAGTAACCTGGGCTTTATTTTAATGGGCCAAAAACACGGCGTTAATATCGAACAGGCAAACGTAGGAGACCGTTATGTTCTGGAAAAAATGATAAACGGCGGCTTTAATATAGGCGGGGAACAGTCCGGCCACATTATCTTTTTAGACGACAATACAACCGGCGACGGCGTGCTTACCGCCATCAAGGTCCTGACCGTTTTAAAGGAAAGCGGAAAAAAAGCGTCTGAGCTTGCTAAGGTTATGGAATCCCTTCCGCAGGTGCTTGTTAACGCACGCGTAAATAATGCAAAGAAAAACACCTTTATGGAAGTTTCGGAAATCCGCGAAGCAATAGAAAGAGTAAAAGAATTATTTGCCGGGGAAGGCCGAGTTCTCATACGCACAAGCGGAACCGAACCCCTTGTAAGGGTAATGATTGAAGGCAAAAACATAGAATTGATGAATAATGAGGCAAATAAGCTTGCACTGCTTATAGAAAAAAAGCTTCAGTAA